Proteins found in one Streptococcus mitis genomic segment:
- a CDS encoding helix-turn-helix transcriptional regulator yields the protein MKPQERLLTIFLRLQAGQRLSKAQLSEEFEIDNRTAQRYISNLKSFLQDQHIHNTEIKFDTSDNTYRLIGKTTFNKKDILVISKILLENRALNESELKSLLENLLSLLSIEEQKEIEAIIGSERYNYKSLTNDKDRIDTIWFLSEAIRRKQMLEIEYKAPLKDVKSHIIFPVSLYYDAHYFYLVAYHLKHEKYTTYRVDRIETLSKSHIKKPVIEHKDKYKDGEVRNQKVDAFEGRKIDVTLIYKGNAEIVLDQFPEHKILSENYDEIKVKITSQNTPGLKRWILGQGEAVTLLSPQKLIEEIQESLEKTLKNYKK from the coding sequence ATGAAACCACAAGAACGACTTTTAACAATCTTTCTCCGTTTACAAGCTGGTCAGAGGCTTTCAAAAGCTCAATTAAGTGAAGAATTTGAGATTGATAATAGAACTGCACAAAGATATATAAGTAATTTGAAAAGTTTTTTGCAAGATCAGCATATACATAATACAGAGATAAAATTCGATACTTCAGATAACACCTATCGTTTGATTGGTAAAACAACTTTTAATAAAAAGGATATTTTGGTAATCTCAAAAATACTTTTAGAGAATCGTGCACTAAACGAATCCGAACTAAAATCCTTGCTCGAAAATCTTCTATCTTTGCTCTCGATTGAAGAACAAAAAGAGATAGAAGCCATTATTGGTAGTGAGCGTTATAACTATAAATCACTGACTAATGATAAGGACAGAATTGACACAATTTGGTTTTTATCGGAAGCTATTCGCAGGAAACAAATGCTCGAAATAGAATATAAAGCTCCGTTGAAAGATGTCAAAAGCCACATCATTTTTCCTGTTTCCCTCTATTATGATGCCCACTATTTTTATTTAGTTGCTTACCATTTGAAACATGAAAAGTATACAACGTATCGAGTTGATAGAATTGAGACTCTTAGTAAATCTCATATAAAGAAACCAGTGATTGAACATAAGGATAAGTATAAAGATGGGGAGGTTCGAAATCAAAAAGTAGATGCTTTTGAAGGAAGAAAAATTGATGTTACTTTAATCTATAAAGGAAATGCTGAAATTGTTTTAGATCAGTTTCCAGAGCATAAAATTCTTTCTGAGAATTATGATGAAATAAAAGTAAAAATTACAAGTCAAAACACTCCAGGTCTCAAACGATGGATTCTAGGGCAAGGTGAGGCAGTAACTCTTTTATCACCTCAAAAGTTGATTGAAGAAATACAAGAATCTCTTGAAAAAACATTAAAAAATTATAAAAAATGA
- a CDS encoding KAP family P-loop NTPase fold protein, giving the protein MSGSFSDSPTHDDKFSIENYINGLSNFITECETPLTIAIQGDWGTGKTSIMYQVEKRLNPEKQDKKIQTIFFNTWQYSQFDMGNNLAVALITDLISELNVEDSKKKQFFKKAKGALSKGLEYVNLDFGILNGEKLTEKFQDLIIGFGERTDDIKHLKENLQDIINDAIKENKSDRIVIFIDDLDRLVPEKAIELLEVLKLFLDCEHCVFVLAIDYNVVVRGAKSKYGKDLDDEKGKAFFEKIIQVPFTVPVANYDLQNFIESSLKKLDFCFDKEKDRKQLETITQLIRYSIGNNPRSINRLFNSVSLLMYINNGDKVDHDEKLMILAMVCFQLRFEEAYNYLLTAYNNSPENSDDIESYLIDLLENSFELLDDDVDYNSLVSLVGKFTFKDKKDRDDFNNFYRTLKELLGYNEQGLTMEQFNKLIEKMTFSNAVSIGNTDTITADKKKQNHAPNEDVQFVIRKLFNTLVGDENYFDLKKPELFGKETREKREASLSEEFISIPNEFDRIRLTRGKGQGLNIYSSHNKSNFIYISGDTHGRMLNDGMAIVVNNNLVEKIKDNILARDLQDEKLYQEFEKNFKENLNKLLSKASKILND; this is encoded by the coding sequence ATGAGCGGCTCATTTTCTGATAGTCCTACCCACGATGACAAATTTAGCATTGAGAACTATATTAATGGTTTATCAAATTTTATTACTGAGTGTGAAACACCTTTAACGATTGCAATTCAAGGAGACTGGGGTACTGGAAAAACCAGTATTATGTATCAAGTTGAGAAAAGATTAAATCCTGAAAAACAAGATAAAAAAATTCAGACTATTTTCTTCAATACTTGGCAATACTCACAGTTTGATATGGGAAATAATTTAGCAGTAGCATTAATTACGGATTTAATTAGTGAGTTAAATGTAGAAGATTCAAAAAAGAAACAGTTTTTTAAAAAAGCAAAAGGTGCGCTATCTAAAGGCTTAGAATATGTAAATTTAGACTTTGGCATACTAAATGGCGAAAAATTAACTGAAAAATTTCAAGATTTAATCATAGGTTTTGGTGAGAGAACTGATGATATCAAGCACTTAAAAGAAAACTTACAAGACATTATTAATGATGCCATTAAGGAAAATAAAAGTGACCGAATAGTTATTTTTATTGACGATCTGGATCGATTAGTTCCTGAAAAGGCCATAGAACTCTTAGAAGTTTTAAAATTATTTTTAGACTGTGAACATTGCGTCTTTGTATTGGCTATAGATTATAATGTTGTTGTTAGAGGTGCAAAAAGTAAATATGGTAAAGATTTAGATGATGAAAAGGGGAAAGCTTTCTTTGAAAAAATTATTCAAGTTCCATTTACAGTACCAGTAGCAAATTATGATTTACAGAATTTTATTGAGTCCTCACTTAAAAAACTTGATTTTTGTTTTGATAAAGAAAAAGATAGAAAACAGTTAGAAACAATCACTCAATTAATTAGATATTCTATTGGAAATAATCCTCGTAGCATTAATAGACTTTTTAATTCAGTTAGCCTCTTAATGTATATCAATAATGGAGATAAAGTAGATCATGATGAAAAATTGATGATATTAGCAATGGTATGTTTCCAATTAAGATTCGAGGAAGCATACAACTATCTATTGACAGCATATAATAATAGTCCTGAGAATAGTGATGATATAGAATCTTACTTGATAGATTTATTAGAAAATTCATTTGAACTATTAGATGATGATGTTGATTATAATTCATTAGTATCACTTGTTGGAAAATTTACATTTAAAGATAAGAAGGATAGAGACGATTTTAACAATTTCTATAGAACTTTGAAAGAATTACTTGGATATAATGAACAAGGATTAACCATGGAACAATTTAACAAACTAATTGAAAAAATGACATTTTCAAATGCAGTTTCAATTGGAAATACCGATACAATTACAGCAGATAAGAAAAAACAAAATCATGCTCCAAACGAAGATGTGCAGTTTGTAATTCGTAAACTATTTAATACTTTAGTTGGTGATGAAAATTATTTTGATCTTAAAAAGCCAGAATTATTCGGTAAAGAAACCCGAGAAAAACGAGAAGCTTCTTTATCTGAAGAATTTATTTCGATTCCAAATGAATTTGATAGAATCAGATTAACAAGAGGAAAAGGACAAGGTTTAAATATATACTCTTCACATAATAAATCAAATTTTATTTATATTTCAGGGGATACGCACGGCCGAATGCTTAATGATGGAATGGCAATTGTTGTTAATAACAATTTGGTAGAAAAAATAAAAGATAATATTTTAGCTAGAGACTTGCAAGATGAGAAACTTTATCAAGAATTTGAGAAGAATTTTAAAGAAAACTTAAATAAACTATTATCTAAGGCAAGTAAAATCTTGAATGATTAA